From the Lathyrus oleraceus cultivar Zhongwan6 chromosome 4, CAAS_Psat_ZW6_1.0, whole genome shotgun sequence genome, one window contains:
- the LOC127135285 gene encoding lysine histidine transporter 1 — MAETNANIKPRNAKLCYSAFHNVTAMVGAAVLGFPYAMSQLGWGLGITILILSWICTLYTAWQMIEMHESVPGKRFDKYHELGQHAFGEKLGLWIVVPQQLMVEVGIDIVYMVTGAKSLKKLHEILCDDCKPIKTTYFIVIFAFVQYFLSHLPSFNSVAGVSLAAAVMSLSYSTIAWIASIHKGAQPGVQYGSRYSSKAGNVFGIFSAMGDIAFGYAGHNVILEIQATIPSTPEKPSKVSMWKGMIIAYLVVALCYFPVTIFGYRAFGNSVDDNILLSLEKPHWLIVAANIFVVVHVIGSYQVYAVPVFDMMESFLVKRMNFKPTRFLRFVTRNSYVSITMFLAIAFPFFGGLLSFFGGFVFAPTTYFLPCIMWIFIYKPKIFSLSWCANWFCIVFGVVLMVLTPIGALRQVILQAKDHKFYL; from the exons atggcTGAAACAAATGCCAACATTAAACCAAGGAACGCAAAATTATGCTATTCTGCTTTTCACAATGTAACTGCTATGGTTGGAGCTGCAGTTCTTGGCTTCCCTTATGCCATGTCTCAGCTTGGATG GGGTTTAGGTATTACAATTTTAATCCTTTCATGGATTTGCACATTGTACACTGCATGGCAAATGATTGAAATGCATGAATCCGTACCAGGCAAGAGATTTGACAAGTATCATGAATTAGGTCAACATGCATTTGGTGAAAAACTTGGTTTGTGGATTGTGGTGCCTCAACAATTAATGGTGGAGGTCGGCATTGATATAGTTTACATGGTAACTGGTGCAAAATCATTAAAGAAACTTCATGAGATTCTTTGTGATGATTGTAAGCCTATTAAGACAACTTACTTCATTGTGATATTTGCTTTTGTTCAATATTTCCTCTCCCATCTCCCTAGTTTCAACTCCGTCGCCGGTGTTTCCCTCGCCGCTGCTGTCATGTCTCTCAG TTACTCCACCATTGCTTGGATAGCTTCAATTCACAAGGGTGCTCAACCAGGTGTACAATATGGTAGCAGGTATTCATCAAAAGCAGGAAATGTGTTTGGAATATTTAGTGCTATGGGGGATATAGCTTTTGGATATGCTGGCCACAATGTGATTCTTGAGATCCAAGCAACAATCCCTTCCACACCTGAAAAGCCTTCCAAAGTATCTATGTGGAAGGGAATGATAATTGCTTATTTAGTAGTGGCTTTGTGTTATTTTCCTGTTACTATCTTTGGCTACCGCGCTTTTGGAAATTCTGTTGATGATAACATCCTTTTGTCCCTTGAGAAACCACATTGGCTTATTGTTGCAGCAAATATCTTTGTTGTTGTACATGTCATTGGAAGTTATCAG GTCTATGCAGTTCCGGTGTTTGATATGATGGAATCATTTCTAGTAAAAAGGATGAATTTCAAGCCAACTCGGTTTCTTCGATTCGTGACACGAAACTCATATGTTT CCATTACCATGTTCCTAGCAATTGCATTTCCTTTCTTTGGTGGGCTTCTAAGCTTCTTTGGGGGATTTGTCTTTGCTCCAACCACATATTTT CTCCCTTGCATAATGTGGATTTTTATCTACAAACCAAAGATATTTAGCTTGTCTTGGTGTGCAAATTGG TTTTGCATTGTGTTTGGAGTAGTGTTGATGGTTTTAACACCTATTGGGGCGTTGAGGCAGGTTATACTACAAGCTAAGGACCACAAGTTTTACTTGTAA